Sequence from the Janthinobacterium lividum genome:
GGCGTAGCCGCTTTCCTCGGACAGATACCACAGGGTGGTGTTGTCGGGCAGCCAGCCGAATTCGTCGGCGCGGCGGTTGACCCAGGCCGTGTCGCTGATGCGGTGCACGGGCACGAGGGCGGCGTTGGCCAGGTCGACGTTGGCGAGCCAGCCATCCTTGTTGTCGACGGCGCGGATGCGCACGGCCACCTTGCTGCCGTCATCGGTCCAGGCGATGCCGTCGCGCTGGGCGTCGATGCGCACGGCACGGTTGCCTTTCAGGGGCGGCAGCTTCTGTTCGGCGCGCAGACTGGCCAGCGGGTCGGTGGCGATGCCGGGCAGGCTGTCGAAACCGATCTCGCGCACGGTGCCCGTGCGCAGGTCGGCCAGCTTCAGGCTTTGCGCGATCGGCATGTTGCGGCCCACGCGCGTGCGCTCGTCATCGACGTCCGGGTAGCCCGTTTCCGTCACGTAGCGGGCCAGTTTGCCCAGCTTGCCCTTCTCGGCCGCCTTGTCTTGCGTGACGAACAGCAGCCAGCGGCCGTCCGGCGACAGGGCGCTGCCGGAAATGGTGACTTTGTCGCCCAGGTAGATCGGTTCCGGCGCGCGCGTGGCGTCCAGGCGGCGCTCTTCATGGCGGCGTTCGCGGTTCGCGTCGCGGTCTTGCTTCTGGCGTGCCAGGTTGACGATCAGGCGCAGCTGCAGGTCGCGCAGGGCGTCCGCTTCCGGTGTGGCGTCCGGGTCCTTGGCGGCGCGCAGCAGGGCGACGGGGGCGCTCAGACGCTCCGCGCGGCTCCAGCTGAACCAGTCGGTGCCGCTGCGGTATTGCACGGCGGCGCCGTCGGCGGAATATTGCGGGTCGCTGATGGCCGAGACGCCGCGCGTAATTTGCGTCAAGGCGCCGCTTTTCAGGTCGCGCTCGAACAAGTCGCCGTTGCGCAGCAGGATGGCGCGCGTGCCGGAGCGGTTGACGACCATCTGCTGGCCATCGAGATTGGCCAGCTGCGCATCGTCGACCTTCTTGCCGCTATTCAGTTTGGCGTTTGCGCCTGGCAATTGATACGTGTCGCGCAGGGGCGAGCCGAGGCGTTTTTGCTTGTAGTAGAGCTGGCCATTCCAGCCCCACCATGCCGCTTCGACGGGCGTGCCGATCCAGTCGGGGTCGGCCATGGCCTGGTCCAGCGTGATCGGCGGGGGGGGGATGGTGGATGGGGCCGCATGCGCGGCGGGCAGGGCGGCGGCTATCAGGGTGAGCAGCAGGGGAAGAACCAGACGCATCGGGGATCACTTTAATCAAAGGGGATGGTGAAGGTACAGGCTATGAGGCCGGTATTCTAGCGGAGGAGTTTCGTGCAGGAAATGTCGGAAAGCTAAGCTTGGCGCTGGGCCAGCCAGGCGAGAAAGTCATCGAGCGGCATCGGCCGCGCATACAGGTAGCCCTGCAAGCCGTCGCAATCGTGGGCGACCAGGAAATCGGCCTGCTCCTGCGTTTCCACGCCTTCGGCCACCACGCGCAAGCCCAGGTGGCGCGCCATGGCCAGGATCGCTTGCACGATGGCCGTGTCGCGCGCATCGTGCGGCGTGTCGTCGATGAAGCGCTTGTCGATCTTGAGTTCGTACAGCGGCATCGACGTCAGGTAGGCGAGGCTGGAATAGCCGGTGCCGAAATCGTCGATGGAAAAGCGGATGCCGAGGGCCGCCAGTTCGCGCATGCGCGCCAGCGAGGCGTCGCGCTGGTCGATCAGCAAGCCTTCCGTCAGTTCCAGAATCAGGGCGCCGGCCGGCGTGCCGTATTCGGCCAGCGCGGCCTGCACGCGGGCGGCAAAATCGGGCTGGCGAAACTGGGCCGGACTCACATTCACGGACAGGGCGACGGGCGATCCGGCCCGCGCCAGCATGGCGGCGGCGCGGCACGCTTCGCGCAGGGCCCAGTGGCCCAGCTTGACGATCAGCCCCGATTCCTCGGCGATGGGGATGAAGATGCCGGGAGCGATATGGCCGCCGTCCGCCTGCGGCCAGCGCATCAGCAGTTCGGCGCCCGTCACCCGGCCATGGCGGTCGACCTGCGGCTGCACGTGCATGCATAATTCACCGGCATCGAGGGCGCGCGCGAGTGTCCTTTCCAGGGTCAGGCGGCGTTCCACGCCCGCCTGCATGGCCGCTTCAAAGAAGGCGATGCCGTTGCGTCCTTCCGCCTTGGCCCGGTACATGGCGATGTCCGCTTCGCGCAGCAGGTCGTGCGCCTGCTGGCCCGCTTTCGGCAGCAGGGTCACGCCGATGCTGGCGCTGCAATGATAGGACTGCCCTTCGATCTCGAAGTCGCGCGCGATGGCGGCGCGGATTTTCTCGGCCACCTGGGCCGCCGCGCGGGCGGCGTTGTGCAGGTCATCGGCCAGGTGCGCCAGCAGCACGACGAATTCGTCGCCGCCGATGCGCGCCACCGTGTCGGCCTTGCGCATCAGCTGCGCCAGCCGTTCGCCGGCCAGGCGCAGCAGCGCGTCGCCGGTGGCGTGGCCGCGCGCGTCGTTGATGTGCTTGAAGTGGTCGAGGTCGATGAACATCAGCGCACTGATGGTATGGCCGCGCGGCGCGGCGGCCAGCAGGTGGCCGATGCGGTCCATCAGCAGGCGCCGGTTGGGCAGGCCCGTGAGCACGTCGTAGAAGGCCAGGCGGTGGATGTCCGCTTCCGATTTCTTGCGCTCGTCGATTTCGCGCTCGACGGCCACCCAGTGCGTCTGCCTGCCGTCCGCATCCGTGAACGGCACCAGTTCCGCTTCGACCCAGTACGCCTTGCCGGCCTTGTTGTAATTGAGCAATTCCGCGCGTGCCGGCTGGGCGCGGGCCATGGCGGCGGCGATGCGCGCCAGTTCGCCCGCATCGGTGGCGGGGCCTTGCTGGAACAGCAGGCTGCGGCCCAGCACCTCGGCGCGCGCATAGCCGCTGCTGCGCTCGAAGGCGTCGTTGACGAAGATGATGCGCGTGGCCGGCGCCGCACCCGCGCCTGGCGGGACATCGGCCACTTCCGCGAGCATCACCATGTCGTTCAGGCGGGCCAGCGCCGTGGCCGTCAGGCGCAGATCGGCGTTCAGCTGCGACAGGGCCTGGCTGCTGCGTTCCAGGTGGCGCAGCAGGAAAGCGCAGGAGAGGGTCAACACGGCGGCGATGAACAGGAAGTTCAGGGCCGCGATCAGCGCGCGCAGCACGGGGGAGGCGGGCACGCCGCGCAATTGCAGCTCCACGTCGGGATGCAGGCCGAGGAAAAAGATGGTCAGCGAAGTCAGGGCCAGGGTCGACAAGGCTGGCCGCATCCCCAGCAGCAGGGCCGCCAGCACGGGCATGAGCATCATGTAGATCTGGCTGACGGGGCCGATTTTCAGCAGCAGGCCCACACCCACCAGGTAGGCGACGATCAGGAATTGCCACACGCGCCAGCGGTAGGGCATGGCGCGCAGATGCCAGATGAGACCGACCCAGCCGATGGCCAGCACGTCGAGGGCGACTATGGACCAGATAGCTTCGCGCGCCGCCAGCAGGGCGCTGGGAATGGCAGTGACGATGCCAAGCAGCAGCACCGCCTGCAGCAAGCGCGCAAAAATCTGTCCGCGCCAGTGCGCGAGATCGTTTGACGCGGCCACGCTGCCGTCCTTTCCCCAAGGAGCTGTGCTGCCGAGCTGAGCAGTATGGTAAAAATATTACGCGGTATCGTTCTGCATGTCATCTTGATCATTCGATATGATTGACTGCGCGACCACCCGCAGGGCGCATCGGGCCGTCTATTCCTTTTCCGCCGTGGGCCAGTAGTGGCTGTCCGGCGTGTCCCGTGCGCCGAAGATGGCCTGGCCGACCCGCACGACGGTGGCGCCTTCTTCAATGGCGATTTCATAGTCGCCGGACATGCCCATCGACAGCTCGTCGAGGCCGATGCCATCGGGAACATCCTGGCGCAGCCGGTCGCGCAGCGTGCGCAGCAGAACGAAGCAGCGGCGCACGCGCACGGCTTCCGCCGACAACAGCGCCAATGTCATGAGTCCGCGTACCCGCAGCGCCGGGAAGGCGGGCAGCTCGCGCAGGAAAGCGGCCACCTCGTCCGGCGGCAAGCCGTACTTGCTGGCTTCTCCCGATGTGTTCACTTGCACGAACACATCGAGCCCCCGTCCTGCCGCTTGCAGGCGCCGTTCCAGCGCCTCGGCCACGCGCAGGCTGTCGAGAGCCTGGAATTCGCTGGCAAAGCGCGCCACCAGCTTGGCCTTGTTGGTCTGCAAATGGCCGATCACCGACCATTGCAGATCGCCCAGGTCCGCCATCGCTTCCCACTTGCGGCCTGCCTCCTGCGGCTTGTTTTCTCCCAGCATGCGGCAACCCGCGGCGTAGGCCAGGCGCAGGCTCGCCTCGGGCTTGGTCTTGCTGACGGGCAGCAGGCGCACGCCGGCCGGATCGCGGCCGACCCGCTGGCATGCGGCGGCCATGCGCGCGTGCACGGCGGCCAGATTGCGGCGGAAGTCGTCCACCGACACGGCTTGCGGCCAGTGCCCATGCTGCGCGTGCATGGTCGCAGTGAGCAGGGGAGTGTCATTGTTCATGTGTCAGCCTTGTGTCAGCCTTATGAGCGGCAGGAGTCGCCGCAGTGATGTATGATTGTCCTATGCCAAAATATATCATGTCTGAGACTATCATGAAGATTGCAGGGAAAACCGCTGCGGAGCTGTTCGCCAGCATCCGTGCTCTGACGCAGGCTGGCGAACTGGCGCCGGGCCAGGAGTTGCCGACCGTGCGCGAGCTGGCCGCGACCTTGGGCGTCAACCGCAATACCGTGTCGCTGGCGTACAAGCGCCTGGCGACGGCCGGGATCGCGGTCACGCAAGGGCGATTGGGCACGGCCATCCGCGCACAGCGCGATCCCGGCGAGCAGGAAGGCCTGCTGCCCGGCTCGCCGCTGGCCGACCTGGGCGGCGGCAATCCTAACCTTGCCTGGCTGCCCGATGTCGGCGCGGCCCTGGCGCGCAAGCCATACCGCCCGCGCCTGTATGGCGAAGCCACGCTGGATCCGGAGCTGGAAGCCCTGGCGCGGCGCTGGATGGCCGGCGATTGCCCTGAGGGCCACGACATCACCCTGACGAATGGGGCGGTCGATGCGGTGGAGCGCCTGCTGGCCGCGTATCTGGTCGCGGGCGACAAGGTGGCCGTGGAAGACCCGTGCTTCGTCAGCAGCATCAACACCTTGCGCATCGCCGGGCTGCACGCCGTTGGCGTGGCTGTCGATGCCGAGGGCATGCAGGCCGAGGCGCTGGAACGGGCGCTGGCGCAAGGCGTGCAAGCCGTCATCGTGACGCCGCGTGCGCACAATCCGACCGGATGCAGCCTGAGCGCTGCGCGCGCGGACCAGCTGCGCGCGGTGCTGGCCGCTTACCCGCACGTGCTGGTCATCATCGACGACCATTTCTCGCTGCTGTCCGTCGCCAGCTACCAGGACGTGATTCCCCATGCTGCCCGGCGCTGGGCGCTGATCCGTTCGGTATCGAAGATCTTCGGCCCCGACCTGCGCTTGGCCGTTGTCGCCAGCGACGGGCAGACCGCCCAGCGCCTGCGCCTGCGCCTGGCGCCCGGCACGAACTGGGTCAGCCATCTCCTGCAGGATGCCGTGAGCGCCTGCCTGTCGTCACCCGAAGTGTCCGCGCAGGTGGCCCTGGCCCGCGCCGACTATGCGCGCCGCCGCGGCATCCTGGCCGATGCGCTGGCGGCGCAAGGCCTGGTCTGCGCCAGTCCTGCCGATGGACTGAACCTGTGGCTGCCGCTGCCGGGCGGCAGCCAGGCGGCCGTGCTGGCGCTGGCCCGGCATGGCTGGCTGGTGCGCGGCGGCGAAGCCTTCGGTGTGCAGGCGCCGGCGCAGGGATTGCGGATCACCGTATCGACCATGGACGCAGCGCGTGCGCAGTCGTTCGCCGGCGTGCTGGCCCAGGTGCTGGGCCGGCCATAGTTTTTTAATTCCTCGCCACAGAAAGGGAACATCATGAAAGTCCATTTCATCGTGCATGAAGCGTTCGAGGCGCCTGGCGCCTACGAGACATGGGTACGCGAGCGCGGCTACGCGGCCACGTATTCCCGCGTCCACGCCCATGACCCGCTGCCCCCATCCATCGCGGACATCGACCTGCTGGTCGTCATGGGCGGACCGCAGTCGCCGTCGACGACGCGCGAGGAATGCCCGCATTTCGACGCCGCCGCCGAACAGGCCTTGATCGCCGCATGTGCCGCGGCGGGCAAGGCGGTCATCGGCGTCTGCCTGGGGGCGCAGCTGATCGGCGCTGCCCTGGGAGCGCGCCATGCGCACAGCCCTGAAAAGGAGATCGGCAAGTTCCCCATCATGCTGACGCGAGAAGGACAGGCGAACGACAAGTTCGCCCATTTCGGCGATGTCCTGGAGACCGGGCATTGGCATAGCGACATGCCGGGCCTGACTGACAGCGCGAAGGTCATCGCCCACAGCGAAGGCTGCCCCCGCCAGATCGTCGAATACGGCAATCTGGTGTACGGATTCCAGTGCCATATGGAGTTCACGCCGGAGGTGGTCGACCTGCTGATCGCCGCCTCAGAAACGGAACTGGCCACGCTGGAGTCGCACCGCTTCGTGCAGCAGCCAGCGACCCTGCGCGCCCACGACTGGCAGGCCATGAACGGCAAGCTGTTCGGTTTCCTTGACCGGCTCATGCAGGCCTACGCATCGCCGTGAAAAAAAACGCCAGCATGATGCTGGCGTTGTGGGGCAAGCAGACGAGGCGCTTATTTTTTCGGCGCGCTCAGGCATTCCTTCATGAAAGCCTTGCGGGCATCGCCCTTCATGTCCTTGGCGTCGACATTGCATGCCTTCATCTTGTTTTGCTGCGTCATGGCCGGCGCCGGCTTGGCGCTTAGGCATTCCTTCATGAATGCCTTGCGCTCATCGCCTTTCTTGCCGGCGGCGTCCGCATTGCAGGTCGTCATTTTTGACTGTTGGGCCGTCTTGGCGGCGGGCGCCGCTTCCGGCGCGGCGGCAAAGGCGGTACTGGCAAACGCGGCGGCGATGCAGAGGGCGAATAATTGTTTCATGGCAAATCCTTGTAGACGCAGTCAGTGGAAGGGGACATGCAACCGGCAGGCAATGCCGATATGCAGAACGTAACTAACTATATGACATTTATCAACAAAATTTGCAATCGAGTGTGTCTTTTTGTTACTGGCCGGCGCCAGGAACCTGCCGGCTGCCCCGGGCAGCCATCTTGCGGCGGCAGCCCCCCTGTTTTTTGCTATGCTAGCGACTTTCCACCGGTCGATGCCGCTGCCTTGGCCGGCGCACCCTCAATACGGAGTAGTTATGGTCTCGTTGCAAGAGCAGTTTTTAAAGGCCGGCCTGGTCGACAAGAAGAAGGTCAAACTGGCCAACCAGGACAAGAGCAAGCAAAAAAAGGACGAGCGCAAGAGCGGCACGCAAAGCGTCGACGAAGTGCGCCTGGCCGCGCTCGAGACCCAGCGCAAGAATGCGGAACGCGCGCGCGAACTGAACGCCCAGCGCGACGCGGCCGCCAACCAGAAGGCCATCGTGGCGCAGATCGCGCAAATGGTGCAAAAGAACCGCCAGAGCAAGGGCAACAACGGCGACGTGCCGTACAACTTTACATTTAATAACAAGATCGAGCGCATCTACGTGACGGCCGCCGTGCAGGCCCACCTGGTGGCGGGCCGCCTGGTCATCATCTGCCTGGGCGGCGCCGTGGAACTGGTGCCGCGCATCATCGCCGACAAGATCGCCGAACGCGACCCCGCCATCGTCGTGCGCGTGAAACAGGCCAGCACGGAAGTGGACGAGGACGATCCGTATGCGGCGTTCCAGATTCCCGATGATTTGATGTGGTAAGAGGGGGCTTGCCCGGCGCTGACGGCGCCGGGGAGTAATTGCGGGCCGGAAGCGGCCCGTTTTTGTTTGTGGCGCATACACGGCGCCACAAACAAAAACGCCACCCGAAGGTGGCGTTTTTGAACGTAAAACATATTCTTGGTGGCCCGGGGCGGAATCGAACCACCGACACAAGGATTTTCAATCCTCTGCTCTACCGACTGAGCTACCAGGCCAAGGTGGCGAATTATAGCAGACCAAAACGGGAATGCAAGAGCCGGCTGTGACTTTCCCCCGATTTTCTGCATAGGCAACACATTACTTGCTTGCGGGTCAAATATGATTTGATATAAACGGTATTTTTCTCAACAAAGGATGGGCGCATAGTGTGGCCATCGTTACTGACTTGAGAGGATTACCGCATGAACGCCACCACCCATCACACCGCCATCCCTGAAATCGGCCTGGGCACTTTCCGCCTGCAGGGACAGGTCGTCATCGATTCCGTCGCCACGGGCCTGGACGTCGGCTACCGCCATATCGACACGGCGCAAATCTACGGCAATGAAGCCGAAGTGGGCCAGGCCATCGCCGCCAGCCCCGTCCCGCGCGACGAGCTGTTCGTCACCACCAAGATCTGGATCGAGAGCTTGCGGCGCGACAAACTCATTCCCAGCTTGAAAGACAGCCTGCACAAGCTGCAGCTGGAGCAGCTGGATTTAACGCTGATCCACTGGCCGTCGCCGCAGGACGCGATTCCCGTCGCCGAATACATGGCGGCGCTGGCGGAGGCCAAGGCGCAGGGGCTGACCAAGGCCATCGGCGTATCGAATTTCACGAATGCGCAGCTGCAGCAAGCCATCGATACGGTGGGGGCGGCGGAAATCGCCACGCAGCAGATCGAGATCCACCCGTTCCTGCAAAACCGCAAGGTCATCGATTTTGTGCGCAGCCAGGGCATCCACATCACGGCCTACATGCCGCTCGCGTATGGCAAGGTGATGGCGGACCCCGTGATCGCCGCCATCGCCGCGAAGCACGGCGTGACGCCGGCGCAAGTGGCCTTGAGCTGGTCGCTGCAGCAGGGCTTTGCCGTGATCCCCTCGTCGACGAAACGTGCCAACCTGGAAGCGAACCTGCATTTCCAGCGCATCACCCTGTCGCCGGACGAGATGGCGCAGATGGCGACCCTGGAACGGGGCGAACGCCTGGCCAACCCGGACGGCCTGGCGCCGCAGTGGGATTGAGATGGGCGCCATGACAAAGCTGGGGCAGGGCGGTTTCAGCATCGGCCTGGAACTGCCGCTCGACAATGACTGGTCGTCCATGGGACGCCAGGTGAATGCGGTCTCCGGCCGCGTGCCGGGCGAACCTGACCTGAAACAGCATGCGGCACTGGCGAAGCTGGCCGACCGCCTCGGTTTCAGGGCCCTGTGGCTGCGCGACGTGCCTTTGTACGACCCGTCGTTCGGCGACGCGGCCCAGGTCTTTGAGGTGTTTACCTACCTGGGCTACCTGGCCGGCATCACCGGGAACATCTTGCTGGGCACGGCCGCCGTGGTGCTGCCGCTGCGCGAGCCCGTGCTGACGCTAAAAGCGGCGGCCAGCGTGGACCAGTTGAGCGGCGGGCGTTTGCTATTGGGCGTGGCCAGCGGCGACCGGCCCGTCGAGTATCCCGTGTTTGGCCGCGATTTCGACGGGCGCGGCGCCGCCTTCCGCGAGCAGGTCGCCATGCTGCGCGACTGGGGCGAGACGCGTCTGCCGCCAGGCATCCGTTTGCTGCCCAAGCCAGCCGCGCCCTTGCCCCTGCTGGTGGCGGGCCTGGCGCAGCAGTCGCCCGCGTGGATCGGCGCGCAGATGGATGGCTGGCTCGCCTATCCTGGCACGCCGGACGACCATGCGCGGCGCTCGGCGCAATGGCGCGCCGTGGCTGGCGATGACAAGCCGTATGTCAGCTTCATCCACCTGGACCTGGACGAGGATCCGAACCTGCCGCTGCAGCGTTTTCGTTTCGGCGGCCGCACGGGGCGCCATGGCCTGATTGCGGAACTGCACGCCATGCGCGCGGCCGGCGTGCGGCATATCGGCTTGCAGCTGCGGCAGAACCGCCG
This genomic interval carries:
- a CDS encoding alpha/beta hydrolase family protein, which encodes MRLVLPLLLTLIAAALPAAHAAPSTIPPPPITLDQAMADPDWIGTPVEAAWWGWNGQLYYKQKRLGSPLRDTYQLPGANAKLNSGKKVDDAQLANLDGQQMVVNRSGTRAILLRNGDLFERDLKSGALTQITRGVSAISDPQYSADGAAVQYRSGTDWFSWSRAERLSAPVALLRAAKDPDATPEADALRDLQLRLIVNLARQKQDRDANRERRHEERRLDATRAPEPIYLGDKVTISGSALSPDGRWLLFVTQDKAAEKGKLGKLARYVTETGYPDVDDERTRVGRNMPIAQSLKLADLRTGTVREIGFDSLPGIATDPLASLRAEQKLPPLKGNRAVRIDAQRDGIAWTDDGSKVAVRIRAVDNKDGWLANVDLANAALVPVHRISDTAWVNRRADEFGWLPDNTTLWYLSEESGYAHLYTKTGAAPARALTQGKWEVSAVEWSRDGKHAYFMCNRQAPGTYEVCASTARDGGAREVTNLKGVENFGLSPDNGKLLLRYSTSYMPAQLATVAVTGGKENILTDTRSDAFKARNWVMPELVQVPSMHGAAPIWAKLYRPAQLEAGKKYPIVMFAHGAGYLQNVTQRYPVYFREQMFHNLLVEQGYIVLDVDYRASLGYGSAWRTAIYRQMGHPELEDFIDGAHWLAAQHQGDIRNVGIYGGSYGGFMSLMALMRAPEIFKSGAALRPVTDWTTYNHEYTANILNTPDVDPQAYKVSSPIEYADKLTGNLLIAHGMIDDNVFYQDSVRLSQRLIELKKDNWEMASYPMERHGFVQPEAWYDEYRRIYQLFQRTLK
- a CDS encoding putative bifunctional diguanylate cyclase/phosphodiesterase; translated protein: MAASNDLAHWRGQIFARLLQAVLLLGIVTAIPSALLAAREAIWSIVALDVLAIGWVGLIWHLRAMPYRWRVWQFLIVAYLVGVGLLLKIGPVSQIYMMLMPVLAALLLGMRPALSTLALTSLTIFFLGLHPDVELQLRGVPASPVLRALIAALNFLFIAAVLTLSCAFLLRHLERSSQALSQLNADLRLTATALARLNDMVMLAEVADVPPGAGAAPATRIIFVNDAFERSSGYARAEVLGRSLLFQQGPATDAGELARIAAAMARAQPARAELLNYNKAGKAYWVEAELVPFTDADGRQTHWVAVEREIDERKKSEADIHRLAFYDVLTGLPNRRLLMDRIGHLLAAAPRGHTISALMFIDLDHFKHINDARGHATGDALLRLAGERLAQLMRKADTVARIGGDEFVVLLAHLADDLHNAARAAAQVAEKIRAAIARDFEIEGQSYHCSASIGVTLLPKAGQQAHDLLREADIAMYRAKAEGRNGIAFFEAAMQAGVERRLTLERTLARALDAGELCMHVQPQVDRHGRVTGAELLMRWPQADGGHIAPGIFIPIAEESGLIVKLGHWALREACRAAAMLARAGSPVALSVNVSPAQFRQPDFAARVQAALAEYGTPAGALILELTEGLLIDQRDASLARMRELAALGIRFSIDDFGTGYSSLAYLTSMPLYELKIDKRFIDDTPHDARDTAIVQAILAMARHLGLRVVAEGVETQEQADFLVAHDCDGLQGYLYARPMPLDDFLAWLAQRQA
- a CDS encoding YggS family pyridoxal phosphate-dependent enzyme gives rise to the protein MNNDTPLLTATMHAQHGHWPQAVSVDDFRRNLAAVHARMAAACQRVGRDPAGVRLLPVSKTKPEASLRLAYAAGCRMLGENKPQEAGRKWEAMADLGDLQWSVIGHLQTNKAKLVARFASEFQALDSLRVAEALERRLQAAGRGLDVFVQVNTSGEASKYGLPPDEVAAFLRELPAFPALRVRGLMTLALLSAEAVRVRRCFVLLRTLRDRLRQDVPDGIGLDELSMGMSGDYEIAIEEGATVVRVGQAIFGARDTPDSHYWPTAEKE
- the ptsJ gene encoding transcriptional regulator PtsJ, translating into MKIAGKTAAELFASIRALTQAGELAPGQELPTVRELAATLGVNRNTVSLAYKRLATAGIAVTQGRLGTAIRAQRDPGEQEGLLPGSPLADLGGGNPNLAWLPDVGAALARKPYRPRLYGEATLDPELEALARRWMAGDCPEGHDITLTNGAVDAVERLLAAYLVAGDKVAVEDPCFVSSINTLRIAGLHAVGVAVDAEGMQAEALERALAQGVQAVIVTPRAHNPTGCSLSAARADQLRAVLAAYPHVLVIIDDHFSLLSVASYQDVIPHAARRWALIRSVSKIFGPDLRLAVVASDGQTAQRLRLRLAPGTNWVSHLLQDAVSACLSSPEVSAQVALARADYARRRGILADALAAQGLVCASPADGLNLWLPLPGGSQAAVLALARHGWLVRGGEAFGVQAPAQGLRITVSTMDAARAQSFAGVLAQVLGRP
- a CDS encoding glutamine amidotransferase-related protein, yielding MKVHFIVHEAFEAPGAYETWVRERGYAATYSRVHAHDPLPPSIADIDLLVVMGGPQSPSTTREECPHFDAAAEQALIAACAAAGKAVIGVCLGAQLIGAALGARHAHSPEKEIGKFPIMLTREGQANDKFAHFGDVLETGHWHSDMPGLTDSAKVIAHSEGCPRQIVEYGNLVYGFQCHMEFTPEVVDLLIAASETELATLESHRFVQQPATLRAHDWQAMNGKLFGFLDRLMQAYASP
- a CDS encoding PsiF family protein, which gives rise to MKQLFALCIAAAFASTAFAAAPEAAPAAKTAQQSKMTTCNADAAGKKGDERKAFMKECLSAKPAPAMTQQNKMKACNVDAKDMKGDARKAFMKECLSAPKK
- a CDS encoding DUF2058 domain-containing protein, coding for MVSLQEQFLKAGLVDKKKVKLANQDKSKQKKDERKSGTQSVDEVRLAALETQRKNAERARELNAQRDAAANQKAIVAQIAQMVQKNRQSKGNNGDVPYNFTFNNKIERIYVTAAVQAHLVAGRLVIICLGGAVELVPRIIADKIAERDPAIVVRVKQASTEVDEDDPYAAFQIPDDLMW
- the dkgB gene encoding 2,5-didehydrogluconate reductase DkgB, encoding MNATTHHTAIPEIGLGTFRLQGQVVIDSVATGLDVGYRHIDTAQIYGNEAEVGQAIAASPVPRDELFVTTKIWIESLRRDKLIPSLKDSLHKLQLEQLDLTLIHWPSPQDAIPVAEYMAALAEAKAQGLTKAIGVSNFTNAQLQQAIDTVGAAEIATQQIEIHPFLQNRKVIDFVRSQGIHITAYMPLAYGKVMADPVIAAIAAKHGVTPAQVALSWSLQQGFAVIPSSTKRANLEANLHFQRITLSPDEMAQMATLERGERLANPDGLAPQWD
- a CDS encoding LLM class oxidoreductase, which gives rise to MGAMTKLGQGGFSIGLELPLDNDWSSMGRQVNAVSGRVPGEPDLKQHAALAKLADRLGFRALWLRDVPLYDPSFGDAAQVFEVFTYLGYLAGITGNILLGTAAVVLPLREPVLTLKAAASVDQLSGGRLLLGVASGDRPVEYPVFGRDFDGRGAAFREQVAMLRDWGETRLPPGIRLLPKPAAPLPLLVAGLAQQSPAWIGAQMDGWLAYPGTPDDHARRSAQWRAVAGDDKPYVSFIHLDLDEDPNLPLQRFRFGGRTGRHGLIAELHAMRAAGVRHIGLQLRQNRRPLAETMQEIADHVLPVFHGAA